The Nocardia sp. NBC_01503 sequence GCGCGGTCTTGGTGGAGAGGATCTTCTCCCCGCCCTCACCCTTGGACAGCGAATTCACATGCACCAGGCTGATCTTGCCCGCGCTGGTCACCACCACGAGCAGTCGATATTTCCCCGCCAGATGCATTCGCAATTCGGCGGCACCGCGACCGTCGGCGTCCATGGCGCCGAGCCACGGCCCCTCCGCGGCCTCGATGATCGACTCCAGAATCCCCAGTTGCCCCACGCCGCGCCGCAATCGGGTCGCGCGTTTGCGCAAGTCCTCGGGGGTATCTCTCATCTGATCCCAGTGCATAGCACCCGCTCTCTCCTCACCAGCCCCAAAACCTGCACTACTGAAGATATATGCGGATCCCCTCTGAACCCGACAGCGACAGCGTGCCGAACACGCGGTGATGTCGAACGGCTACCAGAGGGGATGCGGATCGATGATCAGTTGGGCGGGAACTGGCCGTTCGCGTGGACCGTGGTGCCGGTCAGGGTGAAGGTGACGGTGCTCGGGCCACCGGCGGGGCAGCAGAGCGGTTCGTCGGACTTGATCCAGCGGTAGTCGACCGAGACGGTGGTGCGGGTTTTGCCCGTGACCGTGGTGTAGCCGTAGGGCTTCGAGGTCGCGGTGCCCAGGTAGGTGCCGTTGGTGAAGTACAGGATGTGCGTGTACGGGTGGATATTGCCCGAGGTGACGATCAGGTAGGACAGCACACCGTCGCAGCCGTCGGCTATCGCGTCATTGCTGCCCCCTTCGACCTGCCACGGGCCGGATGCGGTCGCCGCGAGGCGTTTGATGGCCTGATCGGCGAGTGCGGAGTTCACATCGAAGCAGAGGCCGTGGCCGCTGCCGTTCGGGGCCGCGATGGTGGTGGCGGTCTGTGGCGCGGGCTTCTCGGTGACCGTGCTGGCCGGCGCGGGCTCGACGGCGGGGGCGTCGATGCCGCCGCCCGGGTCGGTCTGACCGGGTTGCGTACCCGGCTGTTCGGACTGGTCGACCGGTTGAGTCGGCCTGGTGGTCTGGGTCGCCGGGGCCGAGGCCGGGGCGGAGACCGAGCGGGTCGTGGAGGGTGCGGCGGACTGTGTTGTGGTGGAACCGCATCCGCTCAGCGCCAGTGTGAGACCCGCGGCGAGCACAGCTGTGGTGGCTTTCATCGATTTCCCTTCGGATCCCCCGATCCCGCATTGCGAGAGGACTATCTGGGAATCGGACCGGCTCGATGGCGCGTTATCCGGGGGTTCATTCCGGAGGTGCCCAAAGATGCTGTGCCCCAGGAATTATGGGCATTCGTACCGGAATCCGGCGATGATTCGGCAACACCGGTCAAATGCTTGGTTCGGGACTGTCTGGTCTGCGATTACCTTCCATCGGAACCCGACTCGCCGTCCTCGGAGTGCACCCGTAGCAAACACCATGAGGGACAATGCGTTATCCAGTGGCATGACCGACACCAGTGACCGATGAGGGTTGGGAACCAGAACCTTGGGCGTGACGTACGAGCAGGCGCGGCAAACCATTCAGGCGTTCTTCGAATCCGACTGGCGTTGGGGCACATTCTGTCTCGACGACCGCACCATCACCGAGAACGACGAAATGTACGTCTTCAATGTCGGAGCCCGCGAATACCTGGTGGAGCGCGACCGCGCCTACGCCATCCTCGCCGGTATGCCCGTGGTCTACAAGAAGGACGGCCGCCTGGGCTCCCGCGCCTCCTCGGTGGTGGCCACCGACTCCACCGTCCGCTCCCGCCCCAACCCGAACCCCACCCTCACCATCCCCCATTGACAGCAGTTTGAGACTTTCGATGCCATGAACAGGAAGTTCAGAGACAAATCCTCACCGGGATCTTCAATGGCACGTTGGAATCCATGACCATCGAAGAAATCACCGCCCACGTCGAGTCCCTCGGCGGCACCCTCACCCTGGCCCCCGCCCCCGGCGACCCCGCCTACCCCGAAATCGCCTGGGGCGACCATTTCTTCTACTACGCCCCCGGCGGCGAAGTCCCCACCACAACCCAGCCCTTCGCCACCATCATCACCAAGGACTATCCCGACGACTCCACCTCGAACCTCAACCGCCCCAACACCTTCCGCCTGAACATCCACGCGGGCGCCGAAGCCTTCACCGCCCAGCTGGGCTACACCCCACGAGAATCCTCCACCCACCCCGCCGACCCGACCACGAAAGACGCCTTCTTCCCCCACCCCGTCTACGCCACTGCCGCCTGGCTCTCGGTAATCAACCCCGGCCCCCACACCGCCCGAACGGTACGAGACCTCCTGGACGCAGCCCACACCCGCGCCCGCGCCCGCTACGACCGCCGCGCCGACTAGCCCGGGGCAGCTACCCGGCTGTGCCGAAGGCGTTGATGGATCGATGGAATCCGAAGGGGGAAGGTCAGCAGCCGGGCTGGAGGGGGAAGCAGGGGGGAGCGACGGTTGTCTTCGGGATGGTGGGGTCGGTCGTGGTGGTGGCGGTCGAGGAGGGGCGGTGGACCGCGGAGGTCGGGTGGGTGGGGGTGTTCTTATCCGTGCTGCCGGTGGAGCCGCCGGTGCACATGGCGGCCACGGCCAGGATCAGGACCACCAGGATCAGGCCGAGGACGATCGGGAGGTCCTTGCGGCGGCGCGGACGCGGGGGTACGGCCGCGTTGTTCGGCTGGTTCCAGATGGGGAAACCGGGAGCCGCGGGTTGGGACGGTGCGGCGGAATAGCTTGCCTGCGGGCTCGATTCGACGGGTGGACCGCCCTGTTGGCGTGGGGGTTGATTGCCCTGCCATCCGGACTGCGGCTGGCGGGCCTGCTGGGGGCCGGGGCCCTGCGGGAACCCTTGCCCGGCTTGGCTTTGCGAGAAGCCCTGCGCGGGTTGGCCTTGCGGGTAACCCTGTCCGGCCGGGCCTTGCGGAGATCCTTGTCCGCCCGGACCCGGTGGGGCTCCGCCGGCGGGTTGGTCGTGGTGTTCGGAGGAGCCGGTGACGGCACGATAGGCGGCGGCCGCCGCGGCGGCACCGGCGATTCCCGCACCCGCCGCGGCGACACGGCCGCCGGTGGATGAGGACTTCCGGGCGGGTTCACCGCCTGGGGACTCGCCCGAACCGCCGGGCGCGGCGGACTTGCGCGGCTCCCCTTGGCCGCCGGAAGGGCCTACGCCGCTGGATGATTCGGTATCCACCGCGCTCGTGCGGCTCGGTGGCGCGGCCGGTGGCTCGGATTGCACCGGAACCGACGGCACCACTACGGTCGGCGCGGCGGACATCGGCAGGGCCGAACTGCGCGCGGACTCCGGCGGTTGGAA is a genomic window containing:
- a CDS encoding DUF6194 family protein — translated: MTIEEITAHVESLGGTLTLAPAPGDPAYPEIAWGDHFFYYAPGGEVPTTTQPFATIITKDYPDDSTSNLNRPNTFRLNIHAGAEAFTAQLGYTPRESSTHPADPTTKDAFFPHPVYATAAWLSVINPGPHTARTVRDLLDAAHTRARARYDRRAD
- a CDS encoding LppP/LprE family lipoprotein — its product is MKATTAVLAAGLTLALSGCGSTTTQSAAPSTTRSVSAPASAPATQTTRPTQPVDQSEQPGTQPGQTDPGGGIDAPAVEPAPASTVTEKPAPQTATTIAAPNGSGHGLCFDVNSALADQAIKRLAATASGPWQVEGGSNDAIADGCDGVLSYLIVTSGNIHPYTHILYFTNGTYLGTATSKPYGYTTVTGKTRTTVSVDYRWIKSDEPLCCPAGGPSTVTFTLTGTTVHANGQFPPN